The segment CGTCACGCTCGCGGCGCGCAGCCAGGCGCCGTTCGTCGAACTCGCTGTACGCGTCGACGATCCGGCCCACCAGGGTGTGCCGCACGACGTCGTCGCTGGTGAGGAACGCGAAGTGGATGTCGTCGATGCGGTCGAGCACGCGGGTGACCAGGCGCAGCCCCGAGGCGCCCTGGGGGAGGTCGATCTGGGTGACGTCGCCGGTCACGACCATCTTGGTCCCGAAGCCGAGCCTGGTCAGGAACATCTTCATCTGCTCGGGCGTGGTGTTCTGGGCCTCATCGAGGACGACGAACGAGTCGTTGAGGGTGCGTCCGCGCATGTACGCCAGCGGAGCGACCTCGATCGTGCCGCTGGCGATGAGCTTGGGCACGATCTCGGGGTCCATCATCTCGTTGAGCGCGTCGTAGAGCGGACGCAGGTACGGGTCGATCTTGTCGGTGAGCGTTCCCGGGAGGAAGCCGAGCCGCTCGCCCGCCTCCACCGCCGGACGGGTCAGGATGATCCGGTTCACCTCTTTGCGCTGGAGCGCCTGAACCGCCTTCGCCATCGCCAGGTAGGTCTTTCCCGTACCGGCCGGCCCGATACCGAAGACGATGGTGTGGTCGTCGATCGCGTCGACGTAGGCCTTCTGCCCGAGGGTCTTGGGGCGGATGACGCGCCCCCGGGTGGACAGCAGCGGTTCGCCGAGCACCTCGGACGGGCGCGGACCGCCGTCGCTGCGGAGGATGCGGTCGGCGGAGGTGACGTCGGCAGGACCGAGGCTCTGACCCGCCCTCGTCATCTCCAAGAGCTCATCGACCAGCACGCGGGCGGCCGCGACGGCGTCGGCATCGCCGGTGAGGGTGATCTCGTTGCCGCGCACGTGCACGTCGACATCCGGATGCTCTTTCTCGACCACACGCAGCAGTCGATCCTGCGGACCGAGCAGCTGGACCATGGCGACGCCGTCGGCGAGGACGCGCTCGACGGAAGGTGGGGTGTCAGGCACGAAGCTCCTTCTCTTGCAGGCCCCCGGCGAGGACGTGCGCATGCACGTGGAAGACCGTCTGCCCGGCATTCGGGCCGGTGTTGAAGACGAGGCGGTAATCGCCGTCGGCGTGTTCCGAGGCGAGGGATGCGGCCACCGCGACCATTTCGCTGAGAAGGCCCGGGTCGCCGGCGGCGAGCTCTCCCACGTCGCGGTACCGCTCGGTCTTGGGGATGACCAGCAGATGCACCGGGGCCTGAGGGGCGATGTCGCGGATGGCGAAGACGTTCTCCGTCTCGGTGAGGATCTCGCCCGGGATGTCGCCGGTGAGGATACGACTGAAGACCGACGGTTCGCTCATGAAGGAAGTCTACCGACGGGGCGTCACCAGCGACCGAGGGCGCCGCTGACCAACGCGATCGCCGCGGGACCCGCCGTCGACGTGCGCAGCACCGAGTCGCCGAGGCGGCGCAGGGTCGCACCGGCGCCGTGCAGCAGGGTGAGCTCCTCAGGGGTGATGCCGCCTTCGGGACCGACCACCAGAAGCAGGTCGCGGTCCGATGCGGCGAGGGCGCTCAGCCGCTCGGAGGCCGTCGGCTCGAGGACGACGACGAGGTCGCGCCTCGCACGTCCGGCGACCGCGGTCGTGGTGACGGGGTCCGACACTTCGGGCACCCAGGGCCGGTGGGCCTGCTTCGCCGCTTCCCTGGCGATCGTCTGCCAGCGCTGTCGGCCTTTGGCGGCCTTGGTCGCGTCCCAGCGGGAGATGCTCCTCGCGGCCTGCCAGGGGATGATCTCATCCACTCCGAGTTCGGTCGCGGCTTGCACGGCCAGCTCGTCGCGGTCGCCCTTGGCCAGGGCCTGGACCAGGATGACTCGGGGAACCGGTGCGGCGATCTGCGACCTCGTCGACACCCGCACCGCCACCGACGCGGCGGACACCGACTCGCAGACGCCCTCGAGCCATGCACCGGCGCCGTCGCCGACGGTCACACTCTCGCCGACGCGCACACGCCGCACCGTGGCGGCGTGCTTCGCCTCAGCACCCGTCAGGGTCACGACGCCGCCGACGGGCGTCGCGGTGGCCTCAGGTGTCAGGAAGTGCAGGGGCACCGCTCACCCGTTCCGGAAGCGATCCCGCAGCTTCGCAAACAGGCCCTGGTGGAATTCGGAGAGACGCGGCGGCGCGGGCTTGGTGCGCTTGGCGAGCTCTTCGATGAGGGCGCGCTCGCGGTGATCGAGCCGTGTGGGCGTCACCACCTGCACGCCGACGCGGAGATCGCCGCGCTGCGAGCCGCGCAACGGCGTGATCCCACGCCCCTTGATGGTCAGCACGTCACCCGATTGCACGCCGGCCCGCAGCTCGAGGTCGACCGGTCCGTCCAGCGAGTCGATCGTCGTGTCCGTGCCGAGGATGGCGTCCGGCATCGATACCTCCAGCGTCGCCAGCAGGTCGTCGCCGTCGCGCGAGAACACCGGGTCGGGTGCGATGTTCACCTCGAGGTAGAGATCGCCGTTGGGGCCGCCGGCAGGTCCGACCTCGCCCGAGCCGGGCAGCTGCAGACGCAGACCGCTCTCGACGCCCGCCGGCACATCGATCGACACCGTGCGGCGTGAGCGGACCCGTCCCTGGCCCTGGCACGTGGCGCAGGGGTACGGGATCGTCGTGCCGTACCCCTGGCACACCGAGCACGGCTGGGAGGTGACGACGTTGCCGAGCAGGCTGCGGACCTGCCGCTGGACATGGCCCGTGCCGTGGCAGATGTCGCACGTGACGGGTGACGTGCCGGGCTGGCAGCACGATCCGGTGCATGTCTCGCAGACCACGGCGGTGTCGACCTCGATGTCGCGGTGCACGCCGAAGACGACGTCCCTGAGTTCGAGGTTGATCCGAACCAGCGCATCCTGACCCCGCTCGCGACGCGAACGCGGCCGGGCACCGCGGGACCCGCCACCTCCTCCCCCGCCGAAGAAGGTCTCGAAGATGTCGCTGAACCCGCCGAACCCGCCGGCGGCTCCGCCGAACGCGGTGTCGCCCCCCAGGTCGTAGCGGGCGCGCTGGTCGGGGTCGCTCAGCACGTCGTAGGCGTGCGTGACGAGCTTGAACCGCTCGGCGGCGTCCTCCCCGGGATTGACGTCGGGGTGCAGCTCTCGCGCCAGCCGCCGGTAGGCGCGCTTGATGTCGTCGGGGCTGGCGTCACGCGCCACACCGAGTACTTCGTAGTGGTCAGCCACTTTCACCTTCCTGCCGCGCTGAGCGCGGGGAGTCTGCGGAATGCTGTCGTCAGCGGGCGTTCTCGTCGTCGTCCAGGAGACGAGTGAGGTATCTCGCCACGGCCCGGACGGACGCGAGGTTGGTCGGATAGTCCATGCGGGTCGGTCCGAGCACGCCGACACGGGCGCGGGACCCCGTCGCGTCGTAGTCGCTCGCGACGACGGACGCTTCGCTCAGGCCGAAGGGCTCGTTCTCCCGGCCGATGCTCGCCGCCAGACCCTGGTCGTCCGCGACCATCTCGCCCATGAGCCTCAGCAGCGTCACCTGCTCCTCGATGGCCTCGAGCAGCGGGTAGATGCTGCCGCGGAAATCCGCTTCGCTGCGGGCGAGGTTGGCGCTGCCGGCGAGCACGAGCCGGTCCTGGCGGAAGTCGTCCAGTTCCTCCCCGATGACCCGGAGGATCGACTGGAGCGCAGGGCCGTCGGGGTCGCCGGGGGTCTCGCCCGCCTCGACGGCTGCCGCCACCCCGGCGACGCCGTCCCGCACCGGCACTCCGACGACGAGGTCGGAGACCCGGCCGCGGATCCGCTGCATCCGGTCCTCATCGATCTCCGCGCCTGGGAAGGCCAGTCGCTGGGAGACCCGGCCGGTGTCGGTGACGACGATGACCAGCACCTTCATCGCGTCCAGTCGGACGAGCTCCACGTGGGAGACCGTCGCCCTGGCGAAGGACGGATACTGCACGATCGCGACGTGCCCGGTCAGGACGGTCAGAGCGCGTACCGTGCGGGCGAGCACTTCGTCGAGATCCGAGGGTCCTTCCAGGAACGATGAGATGGCCGTCCGCTGGGCGGGGCTCAGAGGCCGAACCTGCGCGAGGTGGTCGACGAAGACGCGGTAGCCCTTGTCGGTCGGCACCCGCCCGGACGAGGTATGGGGGGCGACGATGAGGTCCTCGTCTTCGAGGAGGGCCATGTCGTTGCGGATGGTGGCGGCGGAGACGCCGAAGGCGTGCCGCTCGACGATCGCCTTGCTGCCGACGGGTTCCCGCGTGTCGACGTAGTCCTGGACGATGGCGCGCAGCACCTGCAATCCTCGTTCGCTGACCATGACACCCCCCTCGTCGGCTTGCCGTCGCTCCTGGCACTCGTATGATTCGAGTGCCAATTCTATCGGAACACCCTCGAGGTCGGACGGTCGGGTCGCGGCATGTCAGCCCGTGAGCGTGCGGACGACTCGGTCGGCCAGGAGCCGTCCGCGCCGGGTCAGCCGCACCCGGTCAGCGGTGCGCGGCTCGACCAGGCCGTCCGCCACGAGCGCCGCGAGGGAGGCACCGGCGCCCGACGGCAGCGAGGACGTGGCGAGGCCCTCGCGCGTGCGGACGCCGAGGAGAACCGCCTCGAGGAGCCGGGACGACGGCGACAGCACCTCGCGTCCCGCTCCGGGTGACAGCCCCTCAGCGAGCCGACGGGCGTAGGCGGCCGGATGGCGGACGTTCCAGAAGCGGGTCCCGGCGACATGGCCGTGGGCGCCGGGGCCGAACCCCCACCAGTCGCTGCCCCGCCAATATGCGGCGTTGTGGCGGCAGCGGTCGGCGGGGGTCCGCGCCCAGTTGGACACCTCGTACCACGACAGTCCCGCCGCGGTCAGCAGGTCGTCCGCGAGCTCGTACATCTCCGCCTGCAGATCGTCATCGGGGAGGTCGAGTTCCCCCCGTCGGATGCGGCGGGCCAGTGCCGTCCCCTCCTCGACGATGAGGGCGTAGGCCGAGAGGTGGTCGGGGTCGAGCGCTATCGCCGTCTCGAGCGACGCGCGCCAGTCGGCCGGCGACTCCCCCGGCGCGCCGTAGATCAGGTCGATGCTGACGCCGAGCCCGGCGTCACGGGCGGCCGTGACGGCCGTCGCCACGGCGTCGCTGCGGTGCGAGCGGTCCAGCGTCGCCAGCACATGGGGAACCGCGGACTGCATGCCGATCGACAGCCTGGTCACGCCGGCCTCGGCGAGGCGGCGTGCCACGGCGTCGTCGACGGTGTCGGGGTTGGCCTCCACCGTCACCTCGACATCGGTGCCCCCCGGAAACGCCGCTCGCACGCCGTCGAGCATGCGGACCAGATCGTCGACGGGAAGAAGGGTAGGGGTGCCCCCGCCGAAGAACACGGTTTCGACCGGACGGAGCGGTCCGGCTTCAGAGAGCACACGTCGAGCAAGCGCCACCTCGCGCAGCAGGGTCTGGGCGTACTCGTCCCTCCGGGCACCGCGCAGCTCGGTGGCCGTGTAGGTGTTGAAGTCGCAGTATCCGCAGCGCACCCGGCAGAAGGGGATGTGGAGGTATGCGCCGAAAGGTACCGCCGGATCGATGACCGTGCCGGGCGGCAGCGAGCCGTCGGCCGGGGCGGGGTCGCCGAGGGGAAGTACGGCTCCCACGCTCAGGCGGGGGTGGCGTACAGCGGAGAGATGGCACGCAGGTAGCGGGTGAACAGCTCACGGCGCCGTCGCCGGGTCAGGGCGGGGAAGAGCCGATACAACAGCGCCTGCGGTGCGTCGAAGGCGCGGACGGTGAACCAGACCTCGTCGTTGTCGCGCCAATCGAGCATGAACGATTCTTCGCCGCTGACGACCGACCCCTGCACCGTGCCGAGGGCGAACCCGATGCGGCGCGGTTCCTCGACCGCGAAGATCACCCGCAGTTCGCCGTCGGCGCGCATCCCGGCGACCCGGCCGCCCAGATGGACGGTCGCCCCGGGAGTGACGAACGGGGTGCCGTCGGAGTCGTAGCGCTGCTCGACCTCGAGCTTGCTCGGGGCGATCGGCGCGCCGTTCTCATCGAAGCTCACTCCGGCGTACATCGGACCCGCAGCGGGACGGACATCGGTCAGCGCGAGACCTGCACCGCGCTGAGCGCTCCACGACAGCAGCGACTCGCCGGCGGCGTGGAAGCGATCCTCCCCGCTGCCGATCCGCCAGGACTCCTCGGCCGGGATGCTCCGCTCCGGCGGGAAGTGCATGAGGTCGGGGGCCTGCGTGGCCCCCACGGCGGCGTAGTCGACCGTGTCTTCCCTGAAGGTTCCGCGGCGCATGGCGACAGCCTACTTCTGCTTCCCCTCGACATCCCCCGAGAGCGCGGCGATGAACGCCTCCTGGGGAACCTCGACGCGACCGACCATCTTCATGCGCTTCTTGCCCTCCTTCTGCTTCTCGAGCAGTTTGCGCTTCCGGGTGATGTCACCGCCGTAGCACTTCGCCAGAACGTCCTTGCGGATGGCGCGGATGTTCTCACGCGCGATGATGCGGGCGCCGATGGCAGCCTGGATCGGAACCTCGAACTGCTGGCGCGGGATGAGCTTGCGCAGCCGCTCGGTCATCATGGTGCCGTAGGCGTAGGCCTTCTCCCGGTGCACGATCGAGCTGAAGGCATCGACCTTCTCCCCCTGCAGCAGGATGTCGACCTTCACGAGGTCGGCGGTCTGCGAGCCGGCGGGCTCGTAGTCCAGGCTCGCGTAGCCCTGCGTGCGGCTCTTGAGATGGTCGAAGAAGTCGAAGACGATCTCGCCGAGGGGCATGTTGTAGCGAAGTTCGACACGATCTTCGCTGAGGTAGTCCATGCCCAGGAGCGAGCCGCGGCGGGACTGGCAGAGTTCCATCACGGTCCCGACGTAGTCCTTCGGCAGCAGGATGCCCACCTTCACGATGGGCTCGGACACCTCCGCCACCCGACCGTCGGGATACTCACTGGGGTTGGTCACCGAGATGGTCTCGCCGGTGTCGGTCTGCACCTCGTAGGTGACCGACGGGGCGGTGGTGATGAGGTCCAGTCCGAATTCGCGCGACAGCCGCTCGGTGATGATCTCCAGGTGGAGGAGCCCGAGGAACCCGCAGCGGAACCCGAAGCCGAGCGCGACGGATGTCTCGGGCTCGTACTGCAGCGAGGCGTCGGAGAGCTTCAGCTTGTCGAGGGCCTCGCGAAGCTCTGCGTAATCGCTGCCGTCGATCGGGTAGATGCCCGAGAACACCATCGGCTTCGGGTCGGTGTATCCGGGCAGGGCCTGCGTGGCCGGCCCCCGCTGGGTGGTGATCGTGTCACCGACCTTCGACTGGCGCACATCCTTCACCCCGGTGATGAGATACCCCACCTCGCCGACGCTCAGTCCCCGGCTGGGAATCGGCTCGGGGCTGGACACGCCGATCTCGAGCAGTTCGTGCGTGGCCTTGGACGACATCATCTGGATGCGCTCGCGGGGTTCGAGCTTGCCGTCGATCATCCGGACGTAGGTGACCACACCCCGGTAGGCGTCGTAGACCGAGTCGAAGATCATGGCGCGGGCCGGCGCGTCGGCCTTCCCCTGGGGGGCGGGGATCTGCTCGACGATGCGGTCGAGGAGTTCCTCCACGCCCACGCCCGTCTTCCCGCTCACCCGCAGCACGTCGTCGGGATCACCGCCGATGAGCCCCGCCAGCTCCGCGGCGTACTTCTCGGGGTCGGCGGCGGGAAGGTCGATCTTGTTCAGCACCGGAATGATGTGGAGGTCGTTCTCCAGCGCGAGATAGAGGTTGGCGAGGGTCTGCGCCTCGATGCCCTGTGCGGCGTCGACGAGCAGGATCGCCCCCTCGCAGGCCGCGAGCGACCTGCTCACCTCGTACGTGAAGTCGACGTGACCCGGGGTGTCGATCATGTTCAGAGCGAACGTGCCGGCATCGCTGGCCCACGGCATCCGGACCGCCTGGCTTTTGATCGTGATGCCGCGCTCTCGCTCGATGTCCATGCGGTCCAGATACTGAGCGCGCATGTCGCGATCGGCAACCACGCCCGTGATCTGCAGCATGCGGTCGGCCAGTGTCGACTTCCCGTGGTCGATATGGGCGATGATGCAGAAGTTCCGGATGAGCTCAGGCGGTGTCGCACTGGGCTCGAGGGGCTGGAGGGCGCGCGGGGACATATTCCCTCGATTCTACGGGCGACCGGCCGGCCGCCCGCGCCGCTGGGAAAGAGCATCGGATGCTCGGGACGTGCCGGGTCGCACGAAGTGTCACCTGGAGTTTCCACAGGGGTCATCCACGCGGTCGGGAATTCGGTAAGGATCGAACGGCGTGCCCCCGGACGATGGTCTCGTCGTGCTCGGGACGCTGTTCGTCTGTGCATACGAAACCAGGAGAGTGTCTGTGACCGTGAAATCCGGTGCCCCATCCCCCACTCCACGCCAACCGAGACGAAGGGCCCGGATGCTGGGCGCCGGCCTGCTCTCGGGGACCCTCGCCCTGAGCGGTGCGGGCTTCGCCCTGCCCGCGCAGGCGGCGGTGAGCGTGGACGCCACCGTTCTCATCAATGAGGTCTACGGCGGCGGCGGCAACAACGGCGCGGTGTTCAGCCGCGACTTCGTCGAACTCGTCAACACCGGCGACGCGGCGGTCGACCTCGGCTCGTGGAGCGTGCAGTACGCGTCGACGGGTGGGTCGTCGTGGCAGGTCACGCCTCTCACCGGGGCGACGATCGAGCCGGGCGGGAAGCTGCTCGTCGGTCAGGCGACCGGCGGCAACACCACGCTTCCCGGGTTCGACGCCGACGTCGAGGGTGGCATCGCGATGTCGGGAACGGGCGGCAAGGTCGCGCTCGTCGACTCCGCCGAGGCGCTGTCGGGCGGTGCGGACATGGCGGCGGTGGAACAGGTCGTCGACTACCTCGGATGGGGCGGCGCCACCGACTCCGCCGGGAGCCCCGCTCCCGCGACGACCAATGGCACGAGCGTCTCGCGCGACGCCGAGAGCTCGCACACCGCGGTCAACTCCGCGGACTTCACCGCCGGCACGCCGACACCCGAAGGCGCAGGCGGTGCTGTCGACCCCGAGCCGACGCCGGATCCGGAGCCCACGCCCGACCCGGAGCCGACCGACCCCGCGACGGTGTCGATCGCCGAGATCCAGGGCACCGGCGCTGCCACGCCGCTGAACGGCCAGACGGTCGTGACCGAAGGCGTCGTGACGGCCCACTACCCGACCGGTGGCCTCGCAGGCTTCGTCATCCAGACGCCCGGCACCGGCGGTGCGGCCGGCACCGCGTCCGACGCGGTCTTCGTCTACGCGCCCAGCACGGTGGGTCAGGTCGCCCTCGGCCAGACCGTCCGCATCACGGGCCTTGCAACCGAGTTCAACGGGCTGACCCAGGTCGACATCCGCACGGGCAGCGCTGAGGTCATCGCCGACGGTGCCCCGGTCACGCCGCTCGTGACGGGCTGGCCCGCCGATGAGGCGGGCCGTGAGGCGCTCGAGTCGATGCTCATCCAGCCTGAGGGGACGTTCACCGTCACCGACACCTACGGCACGAACCAGTACGGCGAGGTGCCCCTCGCCTCCGGCGACGGCCCGCTCCTCCAGCCCACCGAGGTGGCACTCCCGGGGTCGCCCGAGGCCGCCGCTGTGGCCGCGGACAACGCCGCACGTCGGGTGGTCCTCGACGACGGCGCGAGCACGAACTTCCTTTCCGCAGCCAACGCCGCCCTCACTCCGCCGTACGTCTCGCTCACCGAGCCGGTCGTCGTGGGGGCCTCGGTCACCTTCACCGAGCCGGTGATCGTCGACTACCGCAACAACGCGTTCAAACTGAACCCGACCTCTCCCCTCACCGGTGACGGCACGGGCGAGGGCGACGGGGTGGACTTCGAGAACATCCGCACCGCCGCTCCCGTCGAGGTCGGCGGCGACATCAGCGTCGCATCCTTCAACGTGCTCAACTACTTCACGACCCTCGGCACCGACACGGCCTCGTGCACCGCGTACCAGAGCCCGGACGGCTCGGAGCTCAACAACGTCCGCGACGGCTGCGATCAGCGCGGAGCCTGGGATGACGCCGATCTGGCGCGTCAGCAGGCCAAGATTGTCTCGGCGATCAACGCCCTCGACGCCTCGGTCGTCGGCCTCATGGAGATCGAGAACTCCGCGGCCCTCGGCGAGGAGACCGATGAGGCGCTGTCGAGCCTCGTGGACGCCCTCAACGCCGCCGCCGCCGGCGATCGCTGGGCCTTCGTCCCCTCCTCCGACGAGCTTCCCGACGCCTCGGGACTGGACGTGATCACCAACGCGATCATCTACCAGCCGTCAGAGGTCGCGACAGTCGGTGACTCCCGTGCCCTGGGCGACCAGTCGGGCGCCGACGGTGCGTTCCAGAACGCGCGTGAGCCCCTCGGGCAGGTGTTCGAGCCGGTCGAGGGCGGCGACGAGTTCCTCTTCGTCGTGAACCACTTCAAGTCCAAGGGGTCGGCCGGTCCCTGGCCGGGCGACGCCGACACCGGTGACGGTCAAGGAGCATCGAAGGAGTCGCGCGTGCGTCAGGCGACCGCGCTGGCCGAATGGGTCGGCGGGATCCAGGGCGACACCGAGTCCGTCATCCTCGCGGGTGACTTCAACTCGTACGGGCAGGAAGACCCCATGCAGGTCCTCTACGAGGCCGGCTATTCAGACGCGGCGCAGGGCGACGAGTACAGCTACGTGTTCCAGGGGCTCTCGGGCTCGCTGGACCACATCCTCGTCAACGAGGCCGCTTCGGCCCGCCAGACCGGTGCCGACGTCTGGAACATCAACGCCGGTGAGGCACTCGCCCTCGAGTACTCGCGCTTCGGGTACCACGCAACAGAGTTCCACGCCGACGACCCCTATCGCTCGAGCGACCACGATCCGGTCAAGGTCGGGCTGAGCGCCGGGACCACAGCCCCCGTCGAGGTCGACATCCTCACGATCAACGACTTCCACGGTCGCCTGGAGGCAAACCCCTCCGGTGACGAGGCGGGCGCTGCTGTCATCGCGGGTGCGGTGGGTGCCAAGAAGGCCGAGAACCCGAACACCCTGTTCGTCTCCGCGGGGGACAACATCGGCGCCTCGACGTTCACGTCGTTCATCCAGCAGGACAACCCGACCATCGACACGCTGGTGGCTTCGGGCCTGGACCTCTCGGTGGTGGGAAACCACGAGTTCGACCGTGGTTTCGACGACCTGCTGAACCGGGTGCTCCCGCGCTACGGCGGCAACGTCGATCCTGAGGACGTGACCGACGAACAGCGCCTGGCCGGCCAGGACTTCGGCCTGGGCGCCAACGTGTACGCCGCGGGCACCGCCGACCCGGTGCTTCCCGAATACGCGCTGCGCGAGATCGACGGGGTGAGCGTGGCCTTCATCGGCACCGTGACCCCCGACACCGCGACGATGGTCGACCCCTCCGGTATCGCCGAGATCGAATTCGGCGACCAGCTGGAGGCCGCGAACCGGGTGGCCGACGATCTCGCCGAGACCGTCGACCCCGACGTCATGGTGCTGCTGACCCACTCGGGCGCGGCGACGAGTGACTGCGCGCAGCTCGCCGCGGGCGCGGACGGGTTCGGCGATCTGGCAACCGGCGCCTCCCCCCTCATCGACGCCATCGTCTCGGCGCACACGCACCAGACGTACGCGTGCGAGGTTCCCGTGGACGGAACCGACCGGACTCGTCCGGTCATCCAGGCC is part of the Microbacterium sp. ET2 genome and harbors:
- a CDS encoding ExeM/NucH family extracellular endonuclease — its product is MLGAGLLSGTLALSGAGFALPAQAAVSVDATVLINEVYGGGGNNGAVFSRDFVELVNTGDAAVDLGSWSVQYASTGGSSWQVTPLTGATIEPGGKLLVGQATGGNTTLPGFDADVEGGIAMSGTGGKVALVDSAEALSGGADMAAVEQVVDYLGWGGATDSAGSPAPATTNGTSVSRDAESSHTAVNSADFTAGTPTPEGAGGAVDPEPTPDPEPTPDPEPTDPATVSIAEIQGTGAATPLNGQTVVTEGVVTAHYPTGGLAGFVIQTPGTGGAAGTASDAVFVYAPSTVGQVALGQTVRITGLATEFNGLTQVDIRTGSAEVIADGAPVTPLVTGWPADEAGREALESMLIQPEGTFTVTDTYGTNQYGEVPLASGDGPLLQPTEVALPGSPEAAAVAADNAARRVVLDDGASTNFLSAANAALTPPYVSLTEPVVVGASVTFTEPVIVDYRNNAFKLNPTSPLTGDGTGEGDGVDFENIRTAAPVEVGGDISVASFNVLNYFTTLGTDTASCTAYQSPDGSELNNVRDGCDQRGAWDDADLARQQAKIVSAINALDASVVGLMEIENSAALGEETDEALSSLVDALNAAAAGDRWAFVPSSDELPDASGLDVITNAIIYQPSEVATVGDSRALGDQSGADGAFQNAREPLGQVFEPVEGGDEFLFVVNHFKSKGSAGPWPGDADTGDGQGASKESRVRQATALAEWVGGIQGDTESVILAGDFNSYGQEDPMQVLYEAGYSDAAQGDEYSYVFQGLSGSLDHILVNEAASARQTGADVWNINAGEALALEYSRFGYHATEFHADDPYRSSDHDPVKVGLSAGTTAPVEVDILTINDFHGRLEANPSGDEAGAAVIAGAVGAKKAENPNTLFVSAGDNIGASTFTSFIQQDNPTIDTLVASGLDLSVVGNHEFDRGFDDLLNRVLPRYGGNVDPEDVTDEQRLAGQDFGLGANVYAAGTADPVLPEYALREIDGVSVAFIGTVTPDTATMVDPSGIAEIEFGDQLEAANRVADDLAETVDPDVMVLLTHSGAATSDCAQLAAGADGFGDLATGASPLIDAIVSAHTHQTYACEVPVDGTDRTRPVIQASEYGKAMGQLSLSYDAEADELVSIEGTTFPLKDAFPADAEIAAQVAGYVETADELGSSPIGSITGDILRGGTPPGADRGVESSMGNWVADVYLWATSENPAFGGTPAQIALMNPGGLRADLLVGEDGVVTYKEAADVQPFANTLVTVTLTGAQLEEILTQQWKATGDRPKLHLGVSEGFSYEYVEGEPPAGQTVARSGTIVSMSYQGEPVEATDTFTVVTNSFLANGGDGFLTFTEGTDRTDTGQIDLDATLAYFQALETVDPAPVGRAILATDVPTEPGEPGTPGQPGQPGTPGQPGQPNQPGTGNQAGDPLAVTGAQLPLGVALGGALLLVAGGVIFVLRRRRLPAEQ